Proteins encoded together in one Onychomys torridus chromosome 1, mOncTor1.1, whole genome shotgun sequence window:
- the LOC118582329 gene encoding olfactory receptor 51I2-like, protein MPGLNNTSNWPTFSFIGIPGLEAAHMWISIPFCLLYLIALGGNVLLLLLVRAEQNLHEPQFYFLAMLALTDLGLSLSTMPSVLAIFWFDIHDVGLDACLTQMFFIHTLSSVESGVLVAMAFDRLVAICAPLNYTRILTHHTVVCLSGAAFIRGAMLLAPLPFFLRTFPFCGANILSHSYCYYPDMLNLACGDVTFSSVYGLVCVLCTFAVDVIFIVVSYMKILGTVMKLGIQDRNWKSLQTCACHLCTVLVFYLPLISLAVLHRYTQETSPLLYTTMSNAYLLMTPLLNPLVYSLKSKQIQAALRKRFGVQRVVAGE, encoded by the coding sequence ATGCCAGGTTTGAATAATACTTCGAATTGGCCCACTTTTTCCTTCATTGGTATCCCTGGTCTAGAGGCTGCACATATGTGGATCTCTATCCCATTCTGTCTCCTGTACCTGATAGCACTTGGGGGCAatgttcttctcctccttctagtTAGAGCAGAGCAAAACCTTCATGAACCccagttttattttttggctATGCTAGCCCTCACTGATCTAGGCCTTTCATTGTCAACCATGCCTAGCGTCTTGGCTATCTTCTGGTTTGATATCCATGACGTTGGTCTGGATGCCTGTCTGACTCAAATGTTCTTTATTCATACTCTCTCCTCTGTAGAGTCAGGCGTTCTGGTGGCCATGGCTTTTGACCGCTTAGTTGCTATCTGTGCTCCACTAAACTATACAAGGATCCTGACCCACCACACTGTTGTCTGCCTCAGTGGTGCTGCCTTCATACGAGGAGCCATGCTATTGGctcctctgccttttttcctcAGGACATTTCCTTTCTGTGGAGCCAACATCCTCTCACACTCCTACTGTTACTACCCAGATATGCTGAACTTGGCTTGTGGGGATGTCACATTCAGCAGTGTCTATGGGTTGGTCTGTGTACTCTGCACATTCGCGGTGGATGTAATCTTCATCGTAGTTTCATACATGAAAATCTTGGGCACTGTGATGAAATTGGGAATCCAAGATAGAAACTGGAAATCACTGCAAACCTGTGCCTGTCACCTCTGCACGGTGCTGGTATTTTATTTACCTCTCATCAGCCTTGCAGTACTGCATCGTTACACGCAGGAGACTTCTCCACTTCTCTACACCACCATGAGCAATGCCTATCTCCTCATGACCCCACTGCTAAACCCTCTGGTTTATAGTCTCAAATCCAAGCAGATCCAAGCTGCCCTTCGTAAGCGATTTGGGGTGCAACGTGTTGTTGCTGGGGAATGA